The DNA region AGCCTTCTCTTGCGGGTCCTGCAGAAGCCCCAGCAGCCCCCCGGACTTTTGCGGTTCGCTGCTGCCGGAACCGCGCACCGCGGAACCCAGGCGCCCACCCAGCGTGTCGATGTTTCCCAATAATAGGCCGCTTAGCTTGTCTACTTCAGAGAGCATGTGGTCTCGAAGCCACGGCGCAGCAGCAAATTGCACCCGATGTGTTTGTTCATGCAGGCAGACCCAAAGCCGGAAGTCGCTGGGGTCAACGCCCAGCTCGCGCTCGATCGAAATAATGTTTGGTGCCACTAATAACAGCCGCCCAGCCCTGGGTGCTGTTGAGCCGGCAGCCATCGCGGCGAAGGGATCGTATTGCCCCAGCACCTTTGAGGAGAGAAACGCCAGAATTCCACCCAATTGCGCGCCGGTCACGGTGCCACTGACCGCACGAGCAGCAGGCTTCAACACTTTTTCGGTACTTGCTTTTTCTTCAAGCCTGGCCAGCGTGGAAGCCAGCATCACGGAGAAGCTCTGGGTATTGGCTTTAGCCCAAGACGCCCTGTCTACGATCAGCACTTGCGAATCCCGCAGATCTGCGGCGGCATCCAAGCCGGTGATCTGATGAACATGCGGCACTGATTTGTCCGCCATTCGGCGCAGATCTGCGACGGCAGCGCCGATTTCGCTGCTACTCAGGGTGGGTCCTGCTGGGGAGAGTCTTGCCGCCGTCGACGCTGCAAGCTCCCAGTTGATCAGATTCTGTTT from Renibacterium salmoninarum ATCC 33209 includes:
- a CDS encoding zinc-dependent metalloprotease; the protein is MNALQKQNLINWELAASTAARLSPAGPTLSSSEIGAAVADLRRMADKSVPHVHQITGLDAAADLRDSQVLIVDRASWAKANTQSFSVMLASTLARLEEKASTEKVLKPAARAVSGTVTGAQLGGILAFLSSKVLGQYDPFAAMAAGSTAPRAGRLLLVAPNIISIERELGVDPSDFRLWVCLHEQTHRVQFAAAPWLRDHMLSEVDKLSGLLLGNIDTLGGRLGSAVRGSGSSEPQKSGGLLGLLQDPQEKAALSHLTAVMSLLEGHANVVMDAVDASIVPTVKTIRQRFNARGKDRGAVEKFIRNLLGLDAKMRQYSDGARFVRAVVAEVGMSGFNAVWESVENLPTETEIHEPALWVQRMGI